The Caldisericum sp. genome includes a region encoding these proteins:
- a CDS encoding iron-sulfur cluster assembly scaffold protein, translated as MYPKIIVEHFMNPKNVGIINNASAVGSSNTEGGGKAVFYLLIESGFLKDCKYQVDGCPYAIASASILSESIKGKSISELTNIDIDYFLNYFDLPKEKLNCIKLVVDAFNDALRKFKGI; from the coding sequence CATTTTATGAACCCAAAAAATGTTGGCATTATAAATAACGCATCTGCTGTAGGATCATCAAATACTGAAGGTGGAGGAAAAGCAGTATTTTATCTTTTGATAGAAAGTGGCTTTTTAAAGGATTGCAAATATCAAGTTGATGGCTGCCCTTATGCAATTGCAAGCGCTTCTATTCTTTCAGAAAGCATAAAGGGTAAGAGTATTAGCGAGCTAACAAATATAGACATCGATTATTTTTTAAATTACTTTGATCTTCCAAAAGAAAAGCTAAACTGCATAAAGCTTGTAGTTGATGCATTTAACGATGCTTTGAGAAAATTTAAGGGGATATAA